One window from the genome of Bicyclus anynana chromosome 25, ilBicAnyn1.1, whole genome shotgun sequence encodes:
- the LOC128199481 gene encoding uncharacterized protein LOC128199481 — translation MTEYDVDFLISLIEERPVLWDTSNEDYKNKFIKQDAWKDVCKSLFPNFEEKENNEKTKLGNSVIQRWRGIKDTFNKYEKKLKDASRSGSASKNIKEYHLYKQLQFLKKNLQNETTTSINDSENEQDNQEGTSKTRYQRQPPKRKMVNNFEDDIVKILKEPENRHISFFKGILPSLERLDDNKTLIFQSRVLQILTELHQPHGYYYPNSNYQGGYQTQHFATSQQTPLIRPQSSNIPDQIDSPSNDFSNSSILSTLSTEEDFDFS, via the exons ATGACAGAATACGACgttgattttttaatatcactGATCGAGGAGCGCCCTGTTCTTTGGGATACTAGTAATGaagattataaaaacaaattcattaAACAAGATGCTTGGAAGGACGTGTGTAAAAGTTTATTTCCAAATTTCgaggaaaaagaaaacaatgaaaaaactaAACTTG gaaattCAGTAATACAAAGATGGAGGGGGATTAAGGATAcctttaataaatatgaaaagaaaCTCAAAGATGCAAGTAGGTCAGGGTCTGcatccaaaaatataaaagaataccATCTGTacaaacaattacaatttcttaagaAAAATTTGCAAAATGAGACCACTACTAGTATAAATGATTCAGAAAATGAGCAGGATAATCAAGAAGGTACATCTAAAACACGTTACCAAAGGCAGCCACCAAAACGAAAGAtggttaataattttgaagatgatattgtaaagattttaaagGAACCTGAGAATAGacacatatctttttttaaaggtaTTCTACCATCACTTGAAAGATTAGATGACAATAAAACTCTAATCTTTCAGAGCAGAGTTCTTCAAATTTTAACAGAATTGCATCAACCTCATGGCTACTACTATCCGAATAGCAACTACCAGGGTGGCTATCAAACTCAACATTTTGCGACATCTCAACAAACGCCACTGATACGTCCACAGTCATCTAACATACCAGATCAAATTGATTCACCCAGTAATGATTTTTCTAACTCAAGCATATTAAGCACACTTTCAACTGAAGAAGACTTCGATTTTTCGTAA
- the LOC128199480 gene encoding uncharacterized protein LOC128199480 — MDRKKKCALLLLLRRYRKKKQRRFWVHPFITIMNPVGNYFLLKYKALKTDEKKFFEYFRMSIFSFEELLSLLSPYLQKQSYKGRIPVMPLEMIGLTIRFLATGNEIRNIHLDYYRGISTVAKIIRVVCNAIWKFCLNANIPKITQQLFEEIAADFNKKANFPNCIGAVDGKHIRVRSPPKSGSLFFNYKGYNSIVLLAIVDSKYRFIYVDIGAYGKESDSTIFHNTKLYDLLMRGDLPTPTSRPLPGFQEPVPFVFVGDEAFSISNNVMRPYSGKHLSVKQRVFNYRLSRARRYVECTFGILANKWRIFHRPINVSYDFAIDIVKACCILHNFVINRDELDTPIEMIIDNSELQPLQQGLNVGSQVVSANIIRNEYSDYFTSEVGALSWQLKLI; from the exons ATGGATCGTAAAAAGAAGTGTGCACTTTTATTATTGCTTAGGAGATACaggaaaaagaaacaaagaagaTTTTGGGTTCAtccatttattactattatgaaTCCCGTTGGAAACTATTTTCTTCTAAAATATAAAGCTTTGAAAACcgacgaaaaaaaatttttcgagtATTTTAGAATGAGCATATTTTCATTCGAAGagcttttaagtttattatcaCCATATCTTCAGAAACAATCGTACAAGGGGAGAATTCCTGTTATGCCTCTGGAAATGATTGGCCTCACTATCCg ATTCCTAGCGACCGGAAATGAAATCAGAAATATACATTTAGATTATTATCGAGGAATAAGTACAGTTGCTAAGATAATACGAGTAGTTTGTAATGCAATAtggaaattttgtttaaatgcaAACATACCAAAAATAACACAACAGCTGTTTGAAGAAATAGCTGCGGACTTTAACAAGAAAGCCAACTTCCCTAACTGTATTGGAGCCGTTGATGGGAAACATATTCGTGTTCGTAGTCCCCCAAAAAGTggatcacttttttttaattacaagggCTACAATTCAATAGTTTTGTTGGCTATTGTGGACTCGAAATACAGATTCATCTATGTGGACATAGGCGCATATGGAAAGGAAAGTGACTCCACTATTTTCCACAACACGAAACTGTACGACTTACTGATGAGAGGTGATTTGCCTACACCAACATCAAGGCCGTTACCGGGCTTTCAAGAACCGGTTCCTTTTGTTTTTGTCGGAGACGAAGCTTTTTCTATTTCGAATAATGTCATGCGTCCTTATTCTGGCAAGCATTTGTCTGTTAAACAAAGAGTATTCAACTACCGTTTGAGTAGGGCAAGAAGATATGTCGAGTGTACTTTCGGCATACTGGCCAATAAGTGGCGAATATTTCACCGGCCCATTAACGTTTCATATGATTTTGCAATAGATATTGTTAAGGCTTGTTGCATACTACATAACTTTGTAATTAACCGTGATGAATTAGACACCCCTATTGAAATGATCATAGATAATTCCGAACTACAACCACTTCAACAAGGGTTGAATGTAGGTAGTCAGGTGGTAAgtgcaaatataattagaaacgAATATTCGGATTACTTTACTAGTGAAGTTGGAGCATTAAGCTGGcaactaaaactaatttaa